Genomic DNA from Setaria italica strain Yugu1 chromosome V, Setaria_italica_v2.0, whole genome shotgun sequence:
GCTGCCTGCCTGCGTTCCGATCCGGGCAGACCGTCGCAACCTCAAGCTTACATATAGCATGCCAATTGTCAGCAGCTACCACTGCACGCTTGCACTGCCGGGACCGTCGTCGCAGCAGGCAGTTTCAGTCCGGCTGCCCGGAGACGAGACATGGGCCCGGGGGCCGGCGGCAAGCTGCCGCAGAGCGGCAGCCACGCGGTGAGCTTCCTCCTCGGCGCGGCGCTGCCCAccgccctcctcttcctcctcgcgtcCGACCGCCTCGGCGAGGGGCTGTCCACCATCTCGGCGAGCTGGCGGGGGAacgggacgacgacgaccgtgCTGCCCCAGATTGCCCCGGCTAATAAtaagccgccggcggccggcactctcgccgccgacgacgaccgtGCCGCCCCTACGCAAGATCACGAGGTGCGTACCCGTAGATTAAGCCCCACCGCTCTCGTGCGCGCTGCACCCGATGCTCTTGGGCAGTTGGGCCGTTCCGTCTCTATGGCCGCGCATTACACTAGTCAACATGAACAGCGATGTGTTCTTGGGCTCCGCGTATTATCTTCGTATAACTCATGAATTCGACTTTCGACTTACCTTTGTCTCCGCTCTAAATTAAAAATAAAGGAAGAATATATGAACTCATGAGTTCTACACGCAGGTGGAATTCGCGGGCCTCGCTAAGCTGCTCCGGAAAGTGGCCATGGAGGACAGGACAGTGATAATGACGTCGGTGAACGAAGTTTGGACGCGGCCCAACTCCCTGCTCGACATCTTCCTCGGCGGCTTCAGGAACGGCGAGGACACGGCGCACCTCGTCGACCACGTCCTCATCGTCACCGTCGACGCCAGCTCGTACCGCGGCTGCAAGGCCGTGCACCCTCACTGCTACCTGCTGGAGGTGAAGTCCATGGACATGAACAGGGCCAGGACGTTCGGGACCAGAGAATACGTCGAGATGATCTGGCTCAAGCTCTCCATCCAGCAGCGCGTCCTcgagctcggctacaacttccTCTTCACGGTAGGAACGATGATATGGGAACGATCTGTAGTCTGAACATTGATTAGCAGCTGGACTCTGAACACGTTGGTCTCCTGCAGGACGCCGACATCCTATGGCTTCGCAATCCGTTCCAGCACATCTCCGTCTACGCCGACATGAGCTGCTCGCTGGACAACTCCAAGATGGCGCCTGCTCTCCTGGATTGCGAGAACAACGTGGGGTTCTACTACATGAAGTCGACGAACCGGAGCGTCGCGATGATCAAGTActggcgggcggcgagggcgaggttCGACGGCGACCCGATCGAGCAGGTGGTGTTCAACACGATCAAGCACGAGCTCATCAGCGAGCTCGGGGCCAGGATCCAGCCGCTGGAGACGGAGTACATCAGCGGCTTCTGCGACTTCCAGGATCGGCTGGACAAGGTCTGCACCGTGCACGCCAACTGCTGCATGGGGTTGGAGAACAAGGTGAGTGACCTCAAGAACGTCGCCGCGGATTGGAAGAATTACACCAGCctgccgccggaggagaggaagaaggtggaTATCAAGGTGACGGCCCCGAGCAATTGCCGGAAATCCATGGGATGGACGTAAGCTAGCTCTGAGGGAGACTCACCAGAGAGTGTGAGCTTCAGGTTGGCAGTTCGACCGATCGCTGTGCCCactcctttttgttttttgagTGCCCATTTGTAATATGAGCTCGAGCTCTGAATAAACAGGAGCATGTCAGGTAGTAATCTGGAAAGGATATTGCAGCTTGTTACTCCTCCATGAAGATGCCGGAGAATGGTATGTCGCTGAAAAGGTTATCGACAGCTTGTTACTACTCTTCTATGAATGCCGGAAAATTGTGCGAGGGCGACAGTAGTCTTTTCAGAGACCTGTTGCAAAGCAACAGGATGGGTCGCGAAGCGCTTGCCAAGCACTTCTCTTGAGTTGCTTTCGTTTCTGGATCAATAAACACTTGTTGATCTATGATTAGTGATctactctgttttttttttcctttcagtgACTAGCTTATTACAAGTATTGAAACATTAAACGTGAACAGGGCTGAGCACACTGCCAGTCTGCCACGTGGAAGATGGCGTCAAAATTCTAACAGAAAGCTTAATATAAAAACATTAGTGTTGTCCCTTCTGTCTGCTCACACTACAATCTGCGCACTGCTATTGTAGAAATAAGCATAAAATACAACCGTGCATTCCCAAGTCTGAATGTTTTAACCGCACATGCTTAGTTTCGGCTGCAGCGATAGAAATGGATCTCATATCCTTGACCGCGGAGCCATGTGCTATCAGACCTAGGGATGCTCGAAACTCGAAAGTACGGAGTAATTTTCCTTCGtaatctttttttaaaagatCATCTGTCTTTGTAATCTGAATCCTATCTTTCGCACGGTGATGGAGCCATTCATCCCAATCCCATACGGTGATACAgacagctttttttttttttgtgtgtgtgaggGTGATACAGACAGCTTTGAACACTGATCCAGATCCTTTTCGATGGGCTTAAAGGCCTTACAGTATTTGATTTCTTGGGCTGTAGATGGGTAAAGGCATAGGCTCAACTAGCACATTCCACCACGGACTACGCCGTCCGCGACCATGTCGGTTAGGCGTAAACACAATATACGTAATCCCAGTTTACGAGGCGGAAAGATAAAGCAACTGCCAAATCAAACCCCTCCAGTCTCCCCCAAGTGACGACTCGACGGAGTCACGGTCCCCCAGCAGAAACGCGAGATCGCCGGCGAGAGTTTCCCGatgaccggcggcggcagcagcagcacccggcgtgcggccgccgccgccaggagccGAGGGAGGCCCTCCGACGCctcggagccggagccggacgctcgccgagccgcggccgcggccgcagcggcgcggcgccgtGGTCGCGGCGACCATGGGCCTCTTCGCCTCATGTACGTGAGCACTCGAACCCTCGCGCTCCTGGGGATTGTTTCCTTCGCCCTCGCGTCGGTCGCCTTCGTGACGTATACTGGCGGGTGGTGGGAGGAGGTGGAAACGGAGGGCGCGGCCACGCTGCGAACGGTCATGCGTTCCGTCACGCCGCTGTCGGCACCCAGGATGATGGATCTGCCTCAGGTGATAACCATTGGTTTGGCAATTGCTACGTTGTTTTATATTTTGTAGCACTGTCTAGGACctgaaggttggaatggcacaaggGCTAAGCTAGCAGTGAAGCACGGCACGGGAACCTGTAGTTGATTTTGGATTGGTCGGTTGTTTTATGTATCAGCCGTTAAATAATGGTGATTACTGATTTAGCATAGGTGATATTGTTACCAGGACCTAGTAGTTGTGCATCACTTGTTTATATTTGATTGATGATGGAGTTATTTGAAATGTGTTAGTAATTGCCAATGATCAACAAGCCTAACCAAATTTGTTTGCTGGAAATCATGAAGAAGGCTAGCTAGAGTTTCTTGGTAACTAAGCACTACTTTTGATAAAATGCACACTATATTTTCTAATTCATCTGCTGATATGCATTGAATTTCTTGTTAGGTGTTTTTTAATTTACTCTCCATCTATCAGTTGTTCTCAATGATGCATATTCGAAAGGCTCTAATTTCTTCGTATCATTAAGTTTTGGTTGTAAACAGGTCAGCTTTCTGATGGTTCATGTTTAACT
This window encodes:
- the LOC101783674 gene encoding uncharacterized protein At1g28695, producing MGPGAGGKLPQSGSHAVSFLLGAALPTALLFLLASDRLGEGLSTISASWRGNGTTTTVLPQIAPANNKPPAAGTLAADDDRAAPTQDHEVEFAGLAKLLRKVAMEDRTVIMTSVNEVWTRPNSLLDIFLGGFRNGEDTAHLVDHVLIVTVDASSYRGCKAVHPHCYLLEVKSMDMNRARTFGTREYVEMIWLKLSIQQRVLELGYNFLFTDADILWLRNPFQHISVYADMSCSLDNSKMAPALLDCENNVGFYYMKSTNRSVAMIKYWRAARARFDGDPIEQVVFNTIKHELISELGARIQPLETEYISGFCDFQDRLDKVCTVHANCCMGLENKVSDLKNVAADWKNYTSLPPEERKKVDIKVTAPSNCRKSMGWT